TGCGACACTATGTCTCACCCTTGATCACGCAATAGTTCGTTCGCATCAAAGTGCTGTACTGCAACACGTGCATTTCGTATTATGCGAGCGCTTATAAAAGGAGCAAGGAAATGCATGCGTTCGTTCGTTTGTTTTTGTAGAGGGCCGCGATGATGAAAAAAATCGCGGGCCGGCTTGCCGGTCTCGTCTCAATTGCCCCAGCGTTCCTGCTATCGGGGTGTAATAACCTGGATCTACTCGCGCCGAAAGGCCCCATTGGTGCCGCAGAGAAGTCGCTGATCGCGACCTCGACGTGGGCGATGCTGATCGTCGTGATTCCCGTCATCTTCCTGACGCTGCTGTTCGCATGGCGCTATCGCGCGTCGAACAAGGCTGCCGAATACCGTCCGAACTGGTCGCATTCGACGGCAATCGAAATCGCCGTCTGGACGATTCCCGCACTGATCATTCTGTTCCTCGCCGTGTTGACGTGGAAGAGCACGCATGAGCTCGACCCGTACAAGCCGCTCGAGTCGGACGTGAAGCCGATCAACGTCGAAGTCGTCGCGCTCGACTGGAAGTGGCTGTTCATTTACCCGGATCTGGGCATCGCGTCGGTGAACCAGCTGGCGATTCCCGTGGGTACGCCGGTGAATTTCCGCATCACGTCGGACACGGTGATGAACTCGTTCTTCATCCCGCAACTGGGCGGCCAGATCTACGCGATGGCAGGCATGCAGACGCGTCTGCATCTGCTGGCTGAAGAACCCGGCGATTACGCAGGCACGTCGGCCAACTTCAGCGGCAAGGGCTTCTCGGACATGAAGTTCCGCACGCTGGCCGAATCGCCGGAAGAATTCAACGCATGGGTCGCGAAAGCGCGCGCGTCGACGGATCACCTCGACATGGACCGCTATTACGCAGTCGCGAAGCCGGAAGAAAAGGCAGCTGTGTCGTACTTCTCGTCGGTCGATCCCAAGCTCTTCAACAACATCGTAGCCCGCTACAACAACGGTCACGTCATCGACAACATGAAGGACGTGAACTGTGCACCTAACGGGACCAAGGGGTAAGCATGTTCGGTAAATTAACCCTGGCGGACATTCCGTATCACGAGCCCATCATCGTGGTCGCAGGCGCCGGGATGATTCTCGGCGCGCTGGCTGTGCTCGGCGCGATCACGTATTTCGGCAAGTGGCGGTATCTGTGGACCGAGTGGCTCACGTCGGTCGACCACAAGAAACTCGGCGTGATGTACATCGTCGTGGCCATGATCATGCTTCTGCGCGGCTTCGCCGACGCAATCATGATGCGTACGCAGCTCGCGCTCGCGTATCACGCGCCCGGCTATCTGCCGCCGCACCACTACGATCAGATCTTCACGGCGCACGGCGTCATCATGATCTTCTTCATGGCGATGGCCTTCATGGTCGGCCTGATGAATCTGGTCGTGCCGCTGCAGATCGGTGCACGCGACGTCGCGTTCCCGTTCCTGAACTCGCTGTCGTTCTGGATGACGGCGATCAGCGCAATCCTGATCAACATCTCGCTGCTGATCGGCGAATTCGCGCAAACGGGCTGGCTCGCGTATCCGCCGCTGTCGGAACTGCAGTTCAGTCCGGGCGTCGGTGTCGACTACTACCTGTGGTCGCTGCAGCTTTCCGGTATCGGCACCTTGCTGACGGGCGTGAACTTCTTCGTCACGATCATCAAGATGCGCGCGCCGGGCATGACGCTGATGAAGATGCCCGTGTTCACGTGGACGGCCCTGTGCACGAACGTGCTGATCATGGCCGCGTTCCCGATCCTGACCGTCACGCTCGCGCTGCTCGGTCTCGACCGTTACCTCGGCATGCACTTCTTCACGAACGAAGCCGGCGGCAACGCGATGCTGTACCTGAACCTGATCTGGGCATGGGGCCACCCTGAGGTCTACATCCTGATCCTGCCTGCGTTCGGCATCTTCTCGGAAGTGATCTCGACGTTCTCGCGCAAGCCGCTGTTCGGCTACAAGACGATGGTCTACGCGACCTGCGCGATCATGGTGCTGTCGTTCCTCGTGTGGCTGCACCACTTCTTCACGATGGGTTCGGGCGCCGACGTCAACGCGTTCTTCGGTATTGCGACGATGATCATCGCGGTCCCGACGGGCGTGAAGGTGTTCAACTGGCTGTTCACGATGTACAAGGGCCGCATCGAGTTCACGACGCCTGTGCTGTGGACGATCGGCTTCATGGTCACGTTCACGATCGGCGGTATGACGGGCGTGATGATGGCGATTCCGGGCGCGGACTTCGTGCTGCACAACTCGCTGTTCCTGATTGCTCACTTCCACAACGTGATCATCGGCGGCGTGCTGTTCGGCTACCTCGCCGGCATGAACTACTGGTTCCCGAAGGCGTTCGGCTTCAAGCTGAACGAGAAGCTCGGCAAGGCTGCGTTCTGGTTCTGGCAGATCGGCTTCTGGGTTGCGTTCACGCCGCTGTACGTGCTCGGCTTCATGGGCATGACGCGTCGTCTGAATCACTACGACAACCCGGCATGGCATCCGTGGCTGCTGGTCGCCGAATTCGGCGCCGTGCTGGTCGCAATCGGTATCGGCTGCCAGCTGCTGCAGCTCGTCGTGTCGATCCGCGATCGCAACAAGCCGGAAAACCGCGACCTGACGGGCGATCCGTGGAATGGCCGCACGCTCGAATGGGCGACGACTTCGCCGCCGCAGATCTACAACTTCGCAACGCTGCCCGTCGTGCATGAGCTGGACGCATTCCACGACATGAAGGCACGCGGCAACGTCGAAACGCCCGTGTATCGCGACATTCACATGCCGTCGAACACGAGCGCTGGCTTCTTCATCGGCGTGTTCAGCCTTGCGCTGGGCTTCGCGCTGACGTGGCACATCTGGTGGCTGGCTATCGCGGCGTTCATTGGCGCGATCGGTACGTGGATCGCACGCAGCTTCGATAACGACATCGACTACTACATCCCGGCCGATACGGTTCAACTGATCGAAGAGCGCAACGGTGCGGGTTCGGGCGCGACGATCGCGAAGCAACTGCCCGAAGCTGAGGAGATTGCCTGATGCTACAAAAAGCTATTGTTGCGGACCCGCATCATCACGATGCAGAGCACGCACCGTCCAACTCGGTATTCGGTTTCTGGCTGTATCTGATGACCGACTGCATTCTGTTCGCGGCGCTGTTCGCGACGTTTGCAGTCATGAGCCATCAGTTCGCGGGCGGTCCGAGCGGTAAAGACCTGTTCGAAATCCCGGGCGTTGCGCTCGAAACGGCGATCCTGCTGTTCTCGAGTATCACGTACGGTTTTGCGATGCTCGGCGCGCACAAGAACAACAAGAGCACCACGCTCTTGTGGCTGGCCGTGACGTTCGTGCTCGGCGCGGCGTTCGTCGTGCTGGAAATCCGCGAGTTCTCGCACCTGATCGCCGACGGCGCAGGTCCGGACCGCAGCGCGTTCCTGTCGGCGTTCTTCACGCTGGTCGGCACGCACGGTCTGCACGTGACGTCGGGTCTGGTGTGGATGCTCGTGATGATGATTCAGGTCATCCGCGCACCGAAGCTGGGCGAGCGCGAACTGCGACGTCTGACGTGCCTGAGCCTTTTCTGGCACTTTCTGGACATCGTCTGGATCGGTGTCTTTTCGTTTGTCTATCTTGCGAGCGTGATCTAAATGAGCAGCCATTCTCACTCGTCACATTCGGCGCACGGCGACGAAAGCCACGGCAGCTTCGGCAGCTACACGATCGGTTTCGTGCTGTCCGTCATCCTGACGGCAGCCGCGTTCGGCGTGGTGCTGGCAGGCTGGCTGACGGGAACGCAGGCGCTCTACGCGATCGCCGGTCTCGGCCTCGTGCAGATCATCGTGCACCTGGTGTTCTTCCTGCACATGAACACGTCGTCGGGCCAGCGCTGGAACGTCACGGCGTTCGCGTTCACCGTGTTGACGGCTGTTATCGTGATCGGCGGTACGCTGTGGGTCATGCATAACGTCAGCATGAACATGATGTCGCGTTAACCTTCGCGCATCCCCGTGCCGGTTGCACATGCCGTATCGTGCAGCCGGCACGCTCCCCTGCCCCACCTTCGGCGCATCAGTTGCGCGCCAGCATCTCCATCGGACGGCCACGGCCCGTCACGAGACATCCCGACTTGAACGCTTCGCCCTGACTGCTTGCGGCAGCGTCGCCAAACCCCCGGCCGAGCGCATCCAGCTTCACCTGTTCCGCGCCTTGCGCGCAGGCGAACGTGCTGGCTTCTTTTGCCTGCGCATGCAGCAATGCGCGGTCGGCGACCAGATAAGCCAGAACAGCGATAACGGCGATGTGAAAAACTTTTCTCATGGTCATGGATTCGTCTCCTCGCGACTTAAGCGTATCGCGAACAACTATGGCGCAAATCCAGGGCAACCCCGGTGGGCAAATAGTCGCGCCAGACCAATGGCAACGTTTCAATGCCGCTTTTTTGTGCAGCGCAAATCGACTGCACAGGCCCGCCCAGCAATGTCAATATCGACTTTCGCAATAAATAAAAATCGCACTTGTGGCAGCGCAACATTATAATTTTGAGTTATCCTCGTTAACCCTGACCGTCTCATGCGTTTTGGTTACGCGCGTGCGCAAGACTGCGCATCGTCCCGCTCCGTTCAGGGGCCGGCCGTCGAAATGTCCATGTAAGGTTTTTGATCCTTCGCCTTGAGGGCGAGGGCCTGCTATTCGCGTCCTGGCGTTTCATCGAAAGAGCAAATGCACCTCCCATCAGTTCTCGACCTCCTGATCTGGGTCCCCATCGTCGCCGGTATCGTCGTGCTGCTCGGCGGCTCCGACAATGCCCGTAGCCGCACGCGCTGGCTCGCGCTGATCGGCGCTGCCGTCAGCATCCTGCCCGTCATTCCGCTGGTGTCGGGCTTCGACTCCTCGCTGTCCACCATGCAGTTCGAGCAGCAGCTCGCCTGGCTGCCCGAGTTCGGCATCTCGTATCACCTCGGCGTCGACGGCATCTCGCT
This genomic interval from Paraburkholderia sabiae contains the following:
- the cyoA gene encoding ubiquinol oxidase subunit II, producing MMKKIAGRLAGLVSIAPAFLLSGCNNLDLLAPKGPIGAAEKSLIATSTWAMLIVVIPVIFLTLLFAWRYRASNKAAEYRPNWSHSTAIEIAVWTIPALIILFLAVLTWKSTHELDPYKPLESDVKPINVEVVALDWKWLFIYPDLGIASVNQLAIPVGTPVNFRITSDTVMNSFFIPQLGGQIYAMAGMQTRLHLLAEEPGDYAGTSANFSGKGFSDMKFRTLAESPEEFNAWVAKARASTDHLDMDRYYAVAKPEEKAAVSYFSSVDPKLFNNIVARYNNGHVIDNMKDVNCAPNGTKG
- the cyoB gene encoding cytochrome o ubiquinol oxidase subunit I is translated as MFGKLTLADIPYHEPIIVVAGAGMILGALAVLGAITYFGKWRYLWTEWLTSVDHKKLGVMYIVVAMIMLLRGFADAIMMRTQLALAYHAPGYLPPHHYDQIFTAHGVIMIFFMAMAFMVGLMNLVVPLQIGARDVAFPFLNSLSFWMTAISAILINISLLIGEFAQTGWLAYPPLSELQFSPGVGVDYYLWSLQLSGIGTLLTGVNFFVTIIKMRAPGMTLMKMPVFTWTALCTNVLIMAAFPILTVTLALLGLDRYLGMHFFTNEAGGNAMLYLNLIWAWGHPEVYILILPAFGIFSEVISTFSRKPLFGYKTMVYATCAIMVLSFLVWLHHFFTMGSGADVNAFFGIATMIIAVPTGVKVFNWLFTMYKGRIEFTTPVLWTIGFMVTFTIGGMTGVMMAIPGADFVLHNSLFLIAHFHNVIIGGVLFGYLAGMNYWFPKAFGFKLNEKLGKAAFWFWQIGFWVAFTPLYVLGFMGMTRRLNHYDNPAWHPWLLVAEFGAVLVAIGIGCQLLQLVVSIRDRNKPENRDLTGDPWNGRTLEWATTSPPQIYNFATLPVVHELDAFHDMKARGNVETPVYRDIHMPSNTSAGFFIGVFSLALGFALTWHIWWLAIAAFIGAIGTWIARSFDNDIDYYIPADTVQLIEERNGAGSGATIAKQLPEAEEIA
- the cyoD gene encoding cytochrome o ubiquinol oxidase subunit IV yields the protein MSSHSHSSHSAHGDESHGSFGSYTIGFVLSVILTAAAFGVVLAGWLTGTQALYAIAGLGLVQIIVHLVFFLHMNTSSGQRWNVTAFAFTVLTAVIVIGGTLWVMHNVSMNMMSR
- the cyoC gene encoding cytochrome o ubiquinol oxidase subunit III, whose product is MLQKAIVADPHHHDAEHAPSNSVFGFWLYLMTDCILFAALFATFAVMSHQFAGGPSGKDLFEIPGVALETAILLFSSITYGFAMLGAHKNNKSTTLLWLAVTFVLGAAFVVLEIREFSHLIADGAGPDRSAFLSAFFTLVGTHGLHVTSGLVWMLVMMIQVIRAPKLGERELRRLTCLSLFWHFLDIVWIGVFSFVYLASVI